The following coding sequences lie in one Epinephelus moara isolate mb chromosome 17, YSFRI_EMoa_1.0, whole genome shotgun sequence genomic window:
- the LOC126403677 gene encoding eukaryotic initiation factor 4A-I yields the protein MSAEYDNRDNGPEGMEPDGVIESNWSQITDSFDEMNLREALLRGIYAYGFEKPSAIQQRAIMPCIKGYDVIAQAQSGTGKTATFAISILQQIDVELKGTQALVLAPTRELAQQIQKVVLALGDYMGASCYACIGGTNIRNEVQKLQAEAPHIVVGTPGRVFDMLTRKNLSSKYIKMFVLDEADEMLSRGFKDQIYEIFQKLASSTQVVLLSATMPADVLEVTKKFMREPVRILVKKEELTLEGIRQFYINVEKEEWKLDTLCDLYETLTITQAVIFINTRRKVDWLTEKMHARDFTVSALHGDMDQKERDLIMREFRSGSSRVLITTDLLARGIDVQQVSLVINYDLPTNRENYIHRIGRGGRFGRKGVAINMITDDDKRTLRDIETFYNTTVEEMPMNVADLI from the exons ATGTCGGCTGAATATGATAATAG AGACAATGGCCCAGAGGGCATGGAGCCAGATGGGGTCATCGAG AGCAACTGGAGTCAGATCACGGACAGTTTTGATGAGATGAACCTGCGCGAAGCTCTGCTCAGGGGAATTTATGCCTATGGTTTCGAGAAGCCTTCTGCTATCCAGCAGAGGGCCATTATGCCTTGTATCAAGG GTTACGATGTGATCGCTCAGGCCCAGTCTGGCACTGGGAAGACTGCCACCTTTGCCATTTCCATCCTCCAGCAGATTGATGTGGAGCTGAAAGGCACTCAGGCTCTGGTCCTGGCTCCCACCAGGGAGCTGGCTCAGCAG ATCCAGAAGGTGGTGCTGGCCCTGGGTGACTACATGGGAGCCAGTTGCTACGCCTGTATTGGAGGGACCAACATCCGCAATGAAGTCCAGAAGCTGCAGGCTGAAGCCCCTCACATTGTGGTGGGAACCCCTGGCCGCGTCTTCGACATGTTAACCCGCAAAAACCTCT CTTCTAAgtacatcaaaatgtttgtgcTGGACGAGGCTGACGAGATGCTGAGTCGAGGGTTCAAGGACCAGATCTATGAGATCTTCCAGAAACTGGCAAGCAGCACACAG GTTGTCCTACTGTCGGCCACCATGCCAGCTGACGTGTTGGAGGTCACAAAGAAGTTCATGCGTGAGCCTGTCAGAATCCTGGTAAAGAAAGAGGAGCTGACCCTTGAGGGTATCCGCCAGTTCTACATCAATGTGGAGAAAGAG GAGTGGAAGCTGGACACGCTGTGTGACCTGTACGAGACACTGACCATCACACAAGCGGTCATCTTCATCAACACGAGGAGGAAAGTGGATTGGCTGACTGAGAAGATGCACGCCAGAGATTTCACCGTGTCTGCCCTG CACGGTGACATGGaccagaaagagagagacttgATCATGAGGGAGTTCCGCTCTGGCTCCAGTCGAGTCCTCATCACCACTGACCTGCTG GCCAGAGGTATTGATGTCCAGCAGGTGTCCCTAGTCATCAATTACGACCTGCCGACCAATAGAGAAAACTACATCCACAG GATTGGTCGAGGTGGTCGTTTCGGCAGGAAGGGAGTAGCCATCAACATGATTACCGACGATGACAAGCGAACCCTGAGGGACATTGAGACATTCTACAACACCACCGTTGAGGAGATGCCCATGAATGTGGCCGATCTGATCTAG
- the LOC126404417 gene encoding uncharacterized protein LOC126404417 — MRDSGGSLAQNRWQGDLGLTAVGQDDTGGGGIPGDHLIVPVSGHSVPSPMHLRLGQKEKVWTGEYVEEEEEEEGEEEDGMGRIKPIGDEDEENNLDGDDEAEFEGKGWDNNEEEEEEEEDEEEVEDEGDQAEVEWEIPDFPSQSNQHPHSQQHQQHGPQQKAEEGGSVPVEDTVSQAEVGDLFRSSFSRYRALRRLRLRRWPRLRSHGGLGLRLAQHWKSWRQRAQWACSLGSRYSRKGRRHNLYGKQRRIKRYRQYTDGEDDSNDERFTDSERDKRMNGCSPVKPEDRGRREVEIKPAELALTEEHMSCVTGILEESLQQYGSLIPIHVDDIVEKLQDIFSESFSQPHRKAVVQHLIQSFQRSSGSALAKTFRVNYKRHVLTMDDLGTLYGQNWLNDQIMNMYGDLVMDAVPEKVHFFNSFFYDKLRTKGYDGVKRWTKNVDIFQKDLLLIPIHLEVHWSLVSVDIPRRAITYFDSQRTLNRRCPKHIFKYLQAEAIKKDQQDFLTGWKGFFKMNVGRQNNDSDCGAFVLQYCKCLALGQPFNFGQQDMPRLRRQMYKELCHCKLTL; from the exons ATGCGAGACAGCGGCGGTAGCCTGGCCCAGAACCGCTGGCAGGGAGACCTGGGTCTGACCGCTGTGGGGCAGGACGACACAGGAGGAG GTGGGATTCCTGGGGACCACCTCATAGTCCCAGTGTCAGGCCACAGTGTGCCCAGCCCCATGCACCTCAGACTGGGGCAGAAAGAGAAAGTGTGGACGGGCGAGTatgtagaggaggaggaggaggaggagggggaggaggaggatgggatgGGGAGGATCAAGCCAATAGGTGATGAGGATGAAGAAAACAATCTGGATGGAGACGACGAGGCAGAGTTTGAGGGCAAGGGTTGGGATAAcaatgaggaggaagaagaagaggaggaggatgaagaggaggtggaAGATGAAGGAGACCAGGCAGAGGTGGAGTGGGAGATCCCAGACTTTCCCTCCCAGTCCAACCAGCACCCTCATTCACAACAACACCAACAGCACGGACCACAACAGAAGGCAGAAGAAGGCGGCAGTGTCCCTGTAGAGGATACTGTCTCCCAGGCCGAGGTAGGGGACTTGTTCAGGTCCAGCTTCAGCAGGTACAGGGCTCTGAGGAGGCTCCGGCTCAGGCGCTGGCCCCGCTTGCGATCCCATGGAGGCCTTGGATTGCGGCTCGCCCAGCACTGGAAGAGCTGGCGCCAGCGGGCGCAGTGGGCATGCTCCCTAGGGTCCCGGTACAGCCGGAAAGGGCGAAGGCACAATCTATACGGCAAGCAGAGGAGGATAAAAAGGTATCGACAATACACCGATGGAGAGGATGACAGCAACGACGAGAGGTTCACAGACTCTGAGAGAG ATAAACGGATGAACGGCTGCTCTCCAGTCAAgccagaggacagagggaggcgAGAAGTGGAGATTAAACCAGCCGAGCTGGCCCTTACTGAGGAGCACATGAGTTGTGTGACAG GTATTCTTGAAGAGTCTCTACAGCAGTACGGCAGTTTGATCCCCATCCATGTGGATGACATCGTGGAGAAGCTTCAGGACATCTTCAGTGAGAGCTTCTCACAGCCTCACAG GAAAGCAGTGGTCCAGCATCTAATACAATCCTTCCAACGTTCGTCGGGATCAGCCCTGGCTAAAACATTCAGAGTCAATTACAAACGCCACGTTTTGACCATGGATGACCTGGGCACTCTGTATGGACAGAACTGGCTCAACGACCAG ATTATGAACATGTATGGTGACCTGGTCATGGACGCTGTGCCAGAGAAG GTTCACTTTTTCAACAGCTTCTTCTATGATAAGCTAAGGACAAAAGGCTATGACGGAGTCAAACGGTGGACGAAAAAT GTTGACATCTTTCAGAAGGATCTGTTGTTGATCCCCATCCACCTGGAGGTCCACTGGTCGCTGGTCAGCGTTGACATTCCTCGTCGAGCCATCACTTACTTTGACTCTCAGCGGACTCTCAACAGACGCTGCCCAAAG cACATTTTTAAGTATCTGCAAGCGGAGGCCATCAAGAAAGACCAACAAGACTTTTTGACGGGATGGAAAGGATTTTTCAAAATG aaTGTGGGTCGTCAGAACAACGACAGTGACTGTGGGGCTTTTGTGCTACAG TACTGCAAGTGTCTGGCACTAGGGCAGCCATTCAACTTTGGCCAACAGGATATGCCCCGGCTGAGGAGGCAAATGTACAAAGAACTGTGTCACTGCAAGCTCACCCTGTGA